In Oryza sativa Japonica Group chromosome 3, ASM3414082v1, one DNA window encodes the following:
- the LOC4333220 gene encoding uncharacterized protein encodes MSRYLKQYEKEHMKMAMLRQEETFKQQVQELHRLYRVQKLLMDAGSAITMQGISCIPEDDYHAEENEAGSSRPWHTFPGSDNDKPQAHTSVLEESELDLTLAIGRTTTTKKEAPSSSVDSRTSNSSSSTESGSTNCRAVMPHRPSRLGSSSAVKVVAGGPGVGTTQQHLDLEQQDALKQPPWLHRCLNLAR; translated from the exons ATGTCAAGGTACCTGAAGCAGTACGAGAAGGAACACATGAAGATGGCCATGTTGAGGCAGGAGGAGACATTCAAGCAGCAG GTTCAGGAGCTGCACCGGCTGTACCGAGTACAGAAGCTACTGATGGACGCCGGCTCTGCAATCACAATGCAAGGCATCAGTTGCATACCTGAAGACGATTATCATGCAGAGGAGAACGAGGCAGGGTCGAGCAGGCCATGGCACACCTTCCCTGGGAGCGACAATGACAAGCCACAGGCTCACACTAGTGTTCTTGAAGAGAGCGAGCTGGACCTGACGCTAGCGatcgggaggacgacgacgaccaagaAGGAGGCGCCGTCGTCTAGCGTGGACTCGAGGACGAGcaactcgtcgtcgtcgacggagTCCGGCAGCACCAACTGCAGGGCGGTGATGCCGCACCGGCCATCTCGGTtggggtcgtcgtcggcggtgaaGGTTGTTGCTGGTGGCCCCGGTGTTGGGACGACGCAGCAGCATTTGGACCTGGAGCAGCAGGACGCGCTGAAGCAGCCTCCTTGGCTCCACCGTTGTCTCAATTTGGCACGATAA
- the LOC136355649 gene encoding uncharacterized protein, which translates to MAVKEVQALRKEFDAQQASNHQQPVRKKVRKDLYCAFLRRSSHTTEQCRNIRQRVSGQDPRPQQGAAVEAPREAAQEQAPPEQCQDAQRRVIQVITRADPPIQLSKRQKKMQLRTVHNITLAGEGAPQYLNQQISFRPGDAEGVMFPHQDPLVISAEIAGFEVRRILVDGGTSADVIFAEAYAKMGLATQALTPAPASLRRFSGEAVQVLGQAQLMVAFRTAENRREEQVLFDVVDIPYNYNAIFGRATLNKFEAISHHNYLKLKMPALIAEKQFKFLAKHS; encoded by the coding sequence ATGGCTGTCAaagaagtgcaagccctccgcaaggagttcgacgcccagcaagcaagcaaccatcagcagccTGTCCGCAAGAAGGTCCGAAAAGACCTCTACTGCGCCTTTCTCAGACGCTCTTCACACACCACAgagcaatgccgaaacattcGGCAACGTGTCAGCGGGCAAGATCCAAGGCCGCAGCAGGGAGCAGCTGTCGAAGCACCTCGTGAAGCAGCTCAAGAACAAGCACCCCCCGAACAGTGCCAAGACGCGCAGCGCAgagtaatccaagtgattacaagggccGACCCGCCGATCCAGCTGTCGAAGCGACAAAAGAAGATGCAGCTACGAACGGTCCACAATATCACTTTGGCTGGCGAAGGGGCCCCGCAGTATCTGAACCAGCAAATTTCTTTTAGGCCAGGAGATGCCGAAGGAGTAatgttcccgcatcaagatccTCTGGTGATCTCAGCCGAGATAGCTGGTTTCGAGGTCCGGCGAATCCTGGTGGACGGAGGGACTTCGGCCGATGTCATCTTCGCCgaagcatatgccaagatggggtTAGCCACCCAAGCCCTTACCCCAGCACCAGCATCGCTCCGACGTTTCAGCGGAGAAGCAGTTCAAGTTCTTGGCCAAGCACAGTTGATGGTAGCCTTCCGCACGGCGGAAAACAGACGCGAAGAGCAAGTATTGTTCGACGTTGTCGACATCCCGTACAACTAcaacgccatcttcggccgtgcaaccttgaacaagttcgaagccatttcccaccacaattatctcaagctcaagatgcccgcCCTGATAGCGGAGAAGCAGTTCAAGTTCTTGGCCAAGCACAGTTGA